The following DNA comes from Eretmochelys imbricata isolate rEreImb1 chromosome 2, rEreImb1.hap1, whole genome shotgun sequence.
aaatcttaaattttatGATGTTGTAACAAACcatgaatatgtattttaaaatggcaaaatgtaaacatgtaaagcccttaagacccagtatttctcaaactggaggtcctgACCAAAAAGGGGATCACAaagctattgtaggggggtcacgGTGTTGTCACCTGTACTTCTGCACTGTCTCTGTGTGACAAAGGGGAACTTGGAaatggggaagaggagaaaaagagaCATGGAAGCGTGACCTGGAAATAGGGagaagaggaaaagagagaatATCTGAAGTGAGAAGGACACCATCTAGAGAACAAGTAAGAGGAAGTTATTTTTGCAGGCagtaagggaggggaggagagaaccTGAAAGATGGAATGAGATGGTTATAGATGGAAGACAAGGAAATAGGTGGGATGGTACCTACTTAATGTAAACCACCAAATGTTAATAAGGAACATATAGGGTCATTAGAGTGATACATACATTAATCCCTTTGTCTATAGTtctttttcaaaaaagaactagataaattcatggaggataggtccatcaatggattagctaggatgggcaggaatggtgcccctagcctctgtttgccagaagctgggaatgagtgacagggaaaggatcacttgatgattacctgttctgttcattccctctggggcacctggcattggccactgttggaagacaggatactgggctagatggacctttggtctgacccagtatggccattcttatgttctatagTGGcagtttgttttcttatttacaCAATATCCATAATCCTTCCAATATGTTAAGaaagatttgtttgtttgcttgcaatAGACTTGTTATATCACCTgtgctaattttattttttaaaataaagttttcagGAAACTATAATATAGAGGGACAACTTGAGTTCATCTACCACTCAAGTAGAGTCATTCCTGaggtaagaaaaaaacaaaaatttcgtAAGGAAGTTGTTGTGTACAGTTTTGGTGCAATACTATTTTCAAGGGAAGTATACATGTAAGCAATCTATTTTGCTAATTTTTGTAACCTTTAACATATATATTAGATAAAGTGTATATATACTTTAGTGAGTACCTTCGGCAATTGCATCTTTAAACCGCTAAGTTCAAACGTCGTATTGACCGTCTCTGCAAAATAGGGACAGTTATAAAAGAAGTGGTTATTTATTCTTGGTCCTTAACAATGATAAAGTGAACCATGCCAGTtacatttccattgacttcagagggagttggATAGAGACCTTATTTCTTACTCTATTTAGGTTTTCCTTAAAGTGCAGAATGCAACTAGGAAATTTGTCTGACTTGTGTCAGTGGTCTGGACATCATTAGTGCATACATTCAGAATGTAACTGACACCATATAAGTCTGCCCCTCTACTAATCTACTTGTCTTTGACAccttcatccccagctccctttgctctGCCAATGATGCCGCCTTTAACACATTTATCTGCCTCTCCCACAACCATCTTTGCACATTCTGTCACATCTCCCTCTTGGCAAACTGAATTAAACCATAAGGCCACCACCCTCACCTCCTCCAAACCTACTCCTACCATGATGCCTTCAAAGGATTAGCCTGAAATAATAGTTAGGTTGAGGATTGGTTGGGAGTAGCAgatattctttttattttaaaggcaaatGTTGATTGCATGATTTATCCCTCATCCTTCATTGCTTGTACTCTTGTATTTTGAGTTCTTTGAATCTGAGACTGCATCATGACTCACGTTATGTTTGGCTAGTTCCTAGCATATTGTTAGTACTACCCTAACCATAATAAATTTAATTGTGTATGTTCGTCTGGTATGACTGGGTGTCTTCAGGTCAcatccttccccccagcaccccagtgCAGAAGATTTGGAGCCCTGCTACTTGTGCTGAGGTCTTTGTAGTGCTACCAATATTTAGAGAAGTTTACAAGGGACAATTCTCCAAATAAATTGGGGTTCTAGGGCTATTATAGTTCCTAGGGTCTGTAAGGTCTGCATGTGCATTCTGGCAAAGTTTGAGACTTgcctgacatttaaaaaatgttaacaaTGTAATTTATTCTTTGTGAGGCAGGTAAacaatattatccccattttacagatgtagaAACTGAAGCCCAGGGAGGTTAAAGCCAAAAGTTTTAACCTTGGTGTGTGTGTAACCTTGGTGTGTCTATATATatttgctcagcacctctgaataaCGATTtaggggtgcgtgtgtgtgtgtgtatatatatatatgacatcaCTGACATCAGAAAGAGCCACAGACTCTTAGTTCCTCtggatttagttgcctaaatTTAGGTGCTCAAGTTTGAAAGCTTTGGCCTGCGTGACTTGAACAATGCCAAAAAGAGTCTGTGTTATAGCTAGGATTAGTCGCTTGCTAGTTGCCCTCGGTCCCTTGATTAGGCTACTGAATCATGCGGCCTTTACTGCTGTTGAGCTGCCCCCTTCTGGCTGCCCGGCAGATGCACTGGCTCAGTTAGAGGCAACCAGCTGGTATCAAATTTGTGGTGTCTCTAGTGCTATCAATGGTAGTCTGTGCAGAAATGCTCCTTTACTTTTCTAGGTCCCCCGAATTAGGGGGCCCGCAAAAACTGGATGTGGTTAGCCTGGTTTTATATCATCATCTAGAGCTATTCACAGACACAGAAATATCCCTGTCCGTGCTGGTCAGTTAAACAGATTTCTAACAAACCTGCCAGCAACAACAATGTTTAAACAGGACTGTAGCTAGCAGGGTTCTGTTCCCTGTTTGGCAAAGGAGAACTCCCAAGTTTATGCCTTACCTCCCTTCAGAGTTCCACAAAATGAGTAGTCATCATCAAATCCATGGCAAATAACTTCTTTCCCTTGAAATACATTTGCAGCATCATACCATAAATCCATGCTGCCCTCCAAAAAGATTATATCACTCCCTataaaaaataagcaaaacaTTAACTGATTAAATCTCCACAAAACACATTCACTCCCTACATGAGGTGAGAATCATGCATACTAATGGTGACTAGAATATTAAACTTAGTACTCACATAGGCTGCAACTCAGCAAGGTGTTTAAGTATGTGGCTACTGGTTGGGAAATTAttcttcactccccacaaaaAACAATTATTCAGATTTTTTGGAGGGTGTTGTCGAAACAccaaaaaaagcggggggggggggggaatttggtttaaaatggcaaattttcaaagtttttggacaaaaaaaaCATTGCATAAAAATTGGAGTTTCCACTGAAAGAAAACTGTTATAactgaaaagccattttccatcCAAGAGAAATAAGGAAAGTTTTCAACCATCTCCAGTGTTTAAGACATATGCACCCAAGttgttccactgaagttaacaaaCTACACAGGTGATTAAAATTAGATGCATGCTTAATTacattgaaaatataaaaaactgtagcccccaattcagcaaagtgatGTATGAACATAAATTAATTGAATCCAGCAACCCCACAAGTTAAATATCATCACCCTCACCCACCCCCATTTTATATACTTGAATGAAAGGCACTGTGGAAGCAAAGAACAACTGTCTGGTGCTACTTTTTAGGTATTTATAAAGACACAAAGTGGaatagcagagccaggaaaattattaataaatatatatactgTCTAAGTCAGAGTGTAAACTAAAATTAATCAGCAGTTTTACTTTGTGGGGGAATGCTTTCAATTAAGTTATAAAACTGTTCCTTCTTCTTAGGATGCCCACAATCTGGACACTGGGTTGCTTCTCCTTCTGTTTAATCAGGTAGCTCAATGAATTGGTAGAAGACTTCAATTCCTTTTTCTCCTCGGCTATAGTAGCACTCTATCTTCACACAGCAGTCTTATCTGTACTTCTGCAGGAATCAGGTGCTACATTCAGCATCTCAACTGTCTAAAGAAGGTGGCTGCTGCTAAAAAGAGGAAACTCAGGAGGTGATCATTACACAGAGGAGGTATGGTACTGGTTGTAGCAGgccctgtgtctctctccctttgaAAAGATCCACCAAGATCACATACCCCCTATGAGGGGACTGCTGGGTGACACTGAATCATGCCATGAAGGGCCTTGGGTAGACGACAATGTCcgaacacatttttaaaggtgttaaaTCCTATCTACACTTGCGTTCAAAATTGTGagttaaaatgtgttagctaacacatttttaaatgcaatCTATTTTTCTAGTTTAGACAGGGTCTTGAATAGAATGAGGAAAATCTCAGACACATAGGAACAGGCACTCTCCTGGCACTTCCGCTCTCCTCCTAGCACATAGAGCATCTGTCAAAAGTCTCTTCTTTCCCTATAAACAGTCACTCCATCTTATTCAGTTATGAAGTGTAAGTTCTAAGGACCAAACTTTGttgtgtatttttaatgtttttcatatTATTGAGGCACCAGTCAAGGCTCCATAATGAAGACTGATTTGAGTTTGGCATTTAATGCATGAATATACTTTGAGCCCAGTTTTCTAAATTGTATGTGAGCAATTGTGTGCCTAATTGATGCACAATAGTCATGAATGGTAAATTGAGTAACTGCATGAGCAAATGGCAATTGTTTGTCTACCTGAATTTGCACACACAACTACTTTATTAGTGTGTAAAATGATGGATGGTAATTGCATGCACAAGTGAGTCACATTTTAGTGCATACATCTTTACATAAATGTGTTAGAAAATCAGGTTCTTTGTATATCATCATGATTTATCTTTTCATGTTCAATCATGAAAAATTTCCCCTAAATATCCTTCTCATTTAGAATAGAGGTTTAGAGATAGAAGTGACCTATCCTCGTGCAAATACAGAATTTAATCCCCCAAATTTGATGGAAATAACAAAAAGTGACTTACTTGGAATCCATAAAAGAGTAATTTTCCAACGACCTTCACTAAAGGAACAAGGGACTATACCAAGGAAGAAAACATGGTCCACAGaatctaaattaaaaaatatgtaataaagTCAGCATGAATAGCACTCTCCATcaaaaaatgtttgtaaatgaTCCTTCTAGATGCCTTCTTAGAGGCAGAAATAACATCATTCCACTTttgaaattaagttttaaaaaCCGTAGGTTAATTGGGTTGAGGATATTTGTGACAAACACACGCTGTTGTAGTTATGTATGTTTTGAAGACATGCATTTTCCACACTATCACTGAAGGGAGGCTATTAACACGATTGTCAGACAAAAATATCCCCATCCACACTGGTCAGTGAAACTGTCTTAGAACTTGGTTGTCACTAGCATGGCTTCCAATGTAATAGAACCTTAGTAGATTATTCTGTACCATGGTTTGTTTTCTGAGTGACCACTGCTGTACTTTCTACAAGATGCAGATGTCAGTGTAAAATACAGGATATAGTACAAAATGCACTGGCTGTTCAGTGTTGGAAAGCCTATTATTTCACATTTTAGAGGGAATCCAGTTCAATACTTTTCTTTTAATGACCGAAATCATGTCAGGTTAGTTTACTTGTACTGTCTTTGCAGGACATGATGTACTATTTTATCCATGATGAAAAAGTAATCTGATGGAGTATCTGGGGAATGCTGAGGATATGGAATAGGTTGGGGTATAATGTACTGTGGTATTTACTGGTTGCTATGCTAACTGTTCTTACTGTACTATGCTGTTGGCTGATATTCCTAAGAGATTGTAAATTGTATTGTCAGGGAGCATAAAACTCAAGCATAGGCACTTcttaacattttaacaaaaagaaaataaatgcaaagcagtTGTAACAGCaaatattctctctctgtcttaggTTACAGCTCATTCTTACTAATAATACAGCACGTGTGATGTGTATGGAACTGTACAAGACATGACCCCTGCCCTGTAGAATGTACAgtccaaggccctgatcctgcaccaagCACCATGTGGGCAGACTCCTCTGCCCACACAGAgttctgttgacatcagtggggttcCTTTTGGGTGACTCAGTGCCAGATCATGGCCTAAATTAGAGCCTATGTACCACAGCAAAGGAGTagggggaaaagaggagaaaCAATTGACAGCAAAGTGGaaaactgccctccctccccaattTCTTTTTCAACTTGTATTTTGTTAGCTGTTCCTATTGGCCCTGGAAACTGATGAAACTGTGGAACTCACATGAAGTGTTCCTATTTTCCATACAGCTAAACTTCAAGTTCTATGAAAATCTATCTCACAGTAAATTTCTTGCATTTCTTGTTCAACTTGATTAATCACAGCACTGGAGAAGCACATTGAAATTTGTCTTTTAAGTTTTTCCGAAGTCACCAACACACATGCCTGTCCTGATCAGAAAAGCTaacctctctcccaccccatacCTTCCCCAACATGGACTGTGGTAATATCTATGGATGCACAGTGTAATTACTATCATACAGAAATTGCAGAATACCAGAAAAATATATACACGCAAGCTACTGAAAAAGAGCAAAATTATTCTTAAATCTCTAGTGGATCATTTCTTTATCTTTCTGGACTCCTCAAAGAGGCAAATACAAGAGAAAGGAAGACAAGTGTTTGCTGAGAGGATATCCATTCTTGTGCAAACAccactgaaaataaaacaatCCTTTACTTACCACAAAAGGAATATGATATTTCTACATCTGAGGATCTGCAAAGCACCTTTTTTCCTTGTGATTCAGTGAATCGAGaagtaaacagaatgaaaaaaacaaGCTGAAACATGCTTGCATATATCTTCAAGCCTTCCAAAAATAAAGGGGGTACTATCTGGGTGAATATTTTACTTGAACACTTTGTTTTCAGGAAAGAGGAACAAAGTTAGGCTAAGTCATCACAAGCCACATGATTActgggtttgttttggtttttctgTTACATTTCCTCAAATTCTCTGTACACTTAACTTGATATTTTACTGCATTTATGCCAGCtatctttataataaagttatgGGAAGAAGGGGAAATTCTGCATCTACGGTTACATTTTTCCAAGGTGATCACATTTTGGATTGTATTAGCAATTTGGTTTTAAGCCACAAACgaataataaaagagaaaatattttacacCAAATAGggaagttgaaaaaaaaatctaaaatagatGCTTACCACAATTACGTAAAAGGAAGTGTAGTTGATTTATCAGAAGTAGCATCTCAAAGCATAATTACCATGGCTGAGGAGAGCTTTGCTGTGTAACATAAGAAATTTAGAAAATCTTTatttaactgattttaaaaagttcacTTTCTTATTAAGATACATTAGCCAAAGATTGTCCAAGAACATATTTCACACACAGCTTATCATCACTAGGAAATCTTAGTATTCGTAATAAAATTGTGAGGAATCTAATTAGATGACAATGCCAAACCTAGCTGGGACAAGGCTTAACCATGACTAGCTGACAGGATACAGAAGATGACCATGTCAGCTAACTCATCACAATTATGTTTAACACAATTAAAtttagtgaagacaaagcctatAGACACATGAACTTGATATCATTTAGCAGCATGTCCTCTACACATGGCTATTCCTTTagc
Coding sequences within:
- the LY96 gene encoding lymphocyte antigen 96 isoform X1 is translated as MFQLVFFILFTSRFTESQGKKVLCRSSDVEISYSFCDSVDHVFFLGIVPCSFSEGRWKITLLWIPRSDIIFLEGSMDLWYDAANVFQGKEVICHGFDDDYSFCGTLKGETVNTTFELSGLKMQLPKGIYMILLRLFSGPSEKNLFLCMNVTLLMK
- the LY96 gene encoding lymphocyte antigen 96 isoform X2 — its product is MFQLVFFILFTSRFTESQGKKVLCRSSDVEISYSFCDSVDHVFFLGIVPCSFSEGRWKITLLWIPRSDIIFLEGSMDLWYDAANVFQGKEVICHGFDDDYSFCGTLKGETVNTTFELSGLKMQLPKNKRSSIRLGEES